The Hemibagrus wyckioides isolate EC202008001 linkage group LG25, SWU_Hwy_1.0, whole genome shotgun sequence genome has a segment encoding these proteins:
- the LOC131346055 gene encoding 1-phosphatidylinositol 4,5-bisphosphate phosphodiesterase beta-1 isoform X3, with translation MAGPQPGVHALQLKPVAVPESLRSGNKFMKWEDDSTIVTPVTLRVDPKGYFLYWTDQNKETDVLDIAYIKDARTGKYSRTPKDAKVREQLGVAGVVGKIENRILTVVTGTDMVNITFLNFIAFQDEVAKEWSEELFNLASNLLIQNMSRESCLEKVYTRLVLQLTPEGFIPVKNIFRVFSADRKRVENALEICGLPSGRNDLIPQEQFTPDIFRVFLNNICPRKDIDTIFSEIGAKSRPYLTVDQMTDFINNKQRDPRLNEILYPPLKPEQVQALVEKYEPDIMLYKRGQISVEGFARYLNGEENSIIPPEKLDQSEDMTLPLSHYFINSSHNTYLTAGQLAGNSSVEMYRQVLLSGCRCVELDCWKGRTADEEPIITHGFTMTTEISFKEVIEAIAESAFKTSPFPVILSFENHVDSPKQQAKMAEYCRSIFGDALLTDPLEKYALEAGCPLPSPMELLGKILIKNKKNSHKDDGSTKKKLCEQTSNTYSDTSSVCEQSSPSAGSTNHDMPDSSQPNSESGSDSRPQGRKYIGEVDAESEDEDDEDDDCKKSMDEGTAGSEAFATEEMSNLVNYIQPVKFTSFEASKKSNKSYHMSSFVETKALEQLTKSPVEFVEYNKLQLSRIYPKGTRVDSSNYMPQVFWNAGCQLVALNFQSLDLAMQLNLGMFECNGKCGYRLKPEFMRRPDKNFDPFTESTVDGIVAHTLSVKIISGQFLSDKKVGTYVEVEMFGLPVDTRRKAFRTKTSPGNAVNPVWDEEPIVFKKVVLPTLASLRIAVYEDSGKIIGHRIIPVNAIRPGYHYIGLRNEKNQTLTLPAVFVYTEVKDYVPDTFADVIEALSNPIRYINLMEQRANQLAALTLEEGGQDVNIKEIDACGEIVSESVSETQRPPAENGTSSTPLISPKPPSLVSHHAHSTGSVKPVVKTEDVIQSVLTEMEAQTLEELKQQKAFVREQKKQYKELKELVKKHHKKTTDMIKEHTAKQSELQSEFQRRQSALHKSAKRDGKKRSGSEHALSAVDQELATLEEENTQRLNELKEQQQHQLLTLRQDQYYSEQYLKGKHIKQLVEKLTTVSEECQSNQLKKLKELCEKEKKELKKRMDKKRQEKIQEAKSKEKNLTEEEKLEINRSHVNEVVQYIKRLEDAQSKRHEKLIEAHKLIRQQILEEKPKDDCLQDGEASKRAGPGIPGQVPTTPGGDPRVCTGKR, from the exons GATGCTAAAGTGCGGGAGCAGCTGGGTGTGGCTGGTGTGGTGGGAAAGATTGAGAACAGAATCCTGACAGTGGTGACTGGTACAGATATGGTGAACATCACCTTCCTGAACTTTATAGCCTTCCAAGATGAGGTGGCTAAG GAGTGGTCAGAGGAGCTCTTCAACTTGGCTTCCAACCTCCTGATCCAAAACATGTCCCGGGAGTCTTGTCTAGAAAAAGT GTATACTAGACTAGTGCTCCAGCTCACTCCTGAAGGATTTATTCCTGTGAAGAA CATCTTCCGTGTGTTTTCGGCAGACAGGAAGCGGGTTGAGAATGCGCTGGAGATCTGCGGTCTTCCATCAGGGAGA aATGACTTAATTCCCCAGGAACAGTTCACTCCAGATATATTCAGAGTGTTCCTCAATAACATTTGTCCCCGGAAGGACATCGATACCATCTTCTCTGAAAT tggtgcTAAGAGCAGGCCATACCTCACAGTAGATCAGATGACTGACTTCATCAACAACAAGCAGCGGGACCCTCGGCTGAACGAGATCCTGTACCCTCCCCTGAAGCCCGAGCAAGTGCAGGCGTTGGTGGAGAAGTATGAACCTGACATCATGCTCTATAAGAGAG GGCAGATCTCTGTTGAGGGTTTTGCCAGGTATCTGAATGGAGAAGAGAACAGCATCATCCCTCCGGAGAAACTGGACCAAAGTGAGGACATGACACTTCCTTTGTCCCACTACTTCATCAACTCCTCCCATAACACCTACCTCACAG CGGGGCAGCTGGCGGGAAACTCCTCGGTGGAGATGTACAGACAAGTGCTGCTGTCAGGCTGCCGCTGTGTGGAGCTGGACTGCTGGAAGGGACGCACAGCCGACGAGGAGCCCATTATCACCCACGGCTTCACCATGACCACTGAGATCTCCTTTAAG GAAGTGATTGAGGCCATTGCTGAGAGTGCTTTCAAGACATCTCCTTTTCCTGTCATCCTCTCATTTGAGAACCATGTGGACTC CCCCAAGCAGCAAGCTAAGATGGCTGAGTACTGCAGATCAatatttggagatgctctgctTACAGATCCACTGGAGAAATACGCA CTGGAAGCAGGATGCCCTCTGCCCAGTCCCATGGAACTCTTGGGTAAAATTCTCATCAAGAACAAGAAAAATTCCCACAAGGATGATGGCAGCACAAAGAAGAAGCTCTGTGAGCAGACCTCAAATACCTACAGCGATacatccagtgtgtgtgagcagtccTCTCCAAGTGCAG GCTCCACAAATCATGACATGCCGGACTCCAGTCAGCCGAACTCAGAGTCAGGCAGTGACAGCAGGCCACAGGGGAGAAAATATATTG GTGAGGTCGATGCAGaaagtgaggatgaggatgatgaagacgaCGACTGTAAAAAGTCCATGGATGAG GGGACAGCAGGAAGTGAAGCATTTGCCACTGAGGAAATGTCCAACTTAGTCAACTATATCCAGCCGGTCAAGTTCACCTCATTTGAAGCATCTAAAA AGTCCAATAAAAGTTATCACATGTCATCATTTGTGGAGACAAAGGCACTTGAGCAGCTGACAAAGTCTCcagtggagtttgtgga GTATAACAAACTCCAGCTTAGCCGAATCTACCCCAAAGGCACTCGGGTGGACTCCTCCAACTACATGCCCCAGGTCTTCTGGAACGCTGGATGTCAGCTTGTGGCACTGAACTTTCAGTCGTTAG ATCTAGCCATGCAACTGAACCTGGGCATGTTTGAGTGCAATGGAAAATGTGGCTACAGGCTGAAGCCTGAGTTTATGAGGAGACCTGATAAAAACTTTGACCCCTTCACTGAGAGCACAGTGGATGGGATTGTAGCGCACACACTTTCAGTGAAG ATCATATCAGGACAGTTCCTGTCCGATAAAAAAGTTGGCACCTATGTGGAGGTGGAAATGTTTGGCCTCCCAGTGGACACAAGAAGGAAAGCATTCCGGACGAAGACATCCCCAGGCAACGCTGTTAACCCTGTGTGGGATGAGGAGCCTATAGTCTTTAAAAAG GTGGTTCTTCCCACACTTGCATCTTTGAGAATAGCGGTCTATGAGGACAGTGGGAAGATTATTGGCCATCGTATCATCCCGGTGAATGCCATCCGGCCTG GTTACCATTACATAGGGCTGAGGAATGAGAAGAaccagacactaacactacctGCTGTCTTTGTCTACACCGAAGTTAAAGACTATGTTCCTGATACCTTTGCAG ATGTGATTGAGGCACTGTCCAATCCTATTCGCTACATCAACCTGATGGAGCAGAGAGCCAATCAGCTTGCAGCTCTCACTCTGGAAGAGGGAGGACAAGACGTGAACATCAAAGAG ATAGATGCATGTGGAGAGATTGTATCAGAGTCAGTCAGCGAGACCCAGCGTCCTCCAGCTGAGAATGGAACGAGCTCTACTCCTCTTATCTCCCCAAAACCGCCTTCACTGGTCAGCCATCATGCCCACTCCACAG GATCTGTGAAACCAGTTGTTAAGACTGAAGATGTGATTCAGAGCGTTTTGACAG AGATGGAAGCTCAGACGCTGGAGGAATTGAAGCAGCAGAAGGCTTTTGTAAGGGAGCAAAAGAAACAGTATAAAGAGCTAAAGGAGCTGGTAAAGAAGCACCATAAGAAAACCACAGACATGATCAAAGAGCACACAGCCAAACAAAGTGAGCTGCAGAGCGAATTTCAGCGCCGGCAGTCTGCCCTGCATAAGAGCGCCAAACGAGACGGTAAGAAAAG atcAGGTTCAGAGCACGCTCTGTCTGCTGTGGATCAGGAGCTGGCTActctggaggaggagaacacGCAGAGACTGAACGAGCTGAAGGAGCAACAGCAGCATCAACTGCTCACTCTCAGACAAGACCAGTACTACAGTGAACAGTACCTCAAAGGCAAACACATCAAACAG CTGGTGGAGAAGCTGACCACTGTATCTGAGGAATGCCAGAGTAACCAGCTAAAGAAACTTAAGGAGCTGTGTGAGAA agaaaagaaagagttgAAGAAGAGGATGGATAAGAAGAGACAGGAGAAGATACAAGAGGCAAAATCAAAAGAGAAGAATCTAACAGAGGA AGAGAAGTTAGAAATCAACAGGTCACATGTGAACGAGGTtgtacagtatatcaaaagg ctggaAGACGCTCAGAGCAAAAGGCACGAGAAGCTGATCGAGGCACACAAACTCATTCGGCAGCAAATCCTAGAGGAGAAGCCGAAG GATGACTGTTTGCAAGATGGAGAAG